In Lolium perenne isolate Kyuss_39 chromosome 5, Kyuss_2.0, whole genome shotgun sequence, the sequence ATCCCATTTGGGGGACACGAGTAGAGAcgctcttagggcatctccaacggggcgacccaaaccttgcccgcgcgtccggatgggtcgagccggacaaaaacgcggcccagcgcgggaacgcaccgcaaaagcggacggccgcggcgtccggaacgacgcaaacccggtccaaatctgggctaggtttgcgtggccgcggatggcacgcgccgtccgctcgcgtccgcgcgctggtcgcctcgtctccctgGGGGCCACCTATCGGTGACCAGGGAGTCTATTAAATGGGGACTAgaggggatctggccctccactccagtccccaccCCACTCCTgcagcgaaaccgccgccatggccaagcGACGGTTCACTTCCGCCAACGATgacgaggcgagcagcagccgccgtcgcccgccggcGCTGCGGGCTGCGGGAGGAAATcgaggcggcctccacatcggagaggccgcccgcggcggcgcggcattgCCACAACCGCCACCTCTCCTGCTCGAGCCGAAgcccgagtcctcggaggaggacccggacctccgcgccgcgctgatgatctcggcggcggaggaggaggcgaaatggccgcacctccatgcggccattcgcacctccgagatggaggaggCGGCCCGGCGGGAGGTCGAGGAGGCGGAGGGCTGGGAGCTCTACGCCTGTGCCCGCCGGGCGtgtcgggaggaggaggaggcggcgcggcgggaggaggccagcGCCGCGCCGACGAGGAGCACCGCGCGGAGCAGCGGCGAGAGGACAGGCGCCGCGCGGACCAGCGGCGGCGctaggaggccaggcgccgcgcacGGCGGGAGAGGCGCAGCGCCTCGgggaggaggcgctgctccgtgCGTCGCCGCAGCcctcgggtggctccggacccccactcggcctgggaggaggcctgtggtctccgtggccggagtccccggcgcggtcgagccacaacagcgcGTCACCACCCGGGGACGTCGTCCACGACGACGTCACcgacgacgtcgccgacgacgcccacatgggctaggcggcgcaccagcggccaccgcgccgccgaccaaaccctaatagagggttttttatattagtttaaatttaaaagcccatataggggcttcttttgttagttttatttgcccaaaatagggctatgtacaaatttgcccaaaatagggcatatgttcaatgaaatttcgtttaaattcgcATTTTTACAAATGTTTTTCTATTTATTTGATTATGcgttgcgtccgcgcgttgggcgcagcgtgcgaccaaacggacacgcggtcgCGGCCGCTGTTCGCGTGTCCgcttggccacccaaacggcctaaaccggacggcccagcgcgtccgtttggatcgcgtgcttggagatgccccggctgacccaaacggacgcgctgggccgtccattttgggccgtttgggtggccaagtggacacccggacagcggcccgcgtccgcgtgtccgtttgggtcgcgcgctgcgcccaacgcgcggacgcagcgcaAAAAACGTACAAACAGGAAAACAAACAAAAGTACGAATTTAAACGAAATTAtattaaacatatgccctattttgggcaaatttgtacataaccctattttgggcaaatagaactaacaaaagaagcccctatatgggcttttaaatttaaactaaaatttaaacagaaaataaaaaaccctctagggtttggtcggcggcacggtggccgccggtgcgccgcctagcccctgtgggcgtcgtcggcgacgtcgtcgacgtccccggcggcgaggcaccgttgtggctcgaccgcgcggggactccggccaggagaccacagggcctcctcccacggcgagtgggggtccggagccacccgcgccgcctcctcccggaGGCGCCGTCGCCTCTCTGCCCGGCCGGCGGCGCTGGCCTCctcggcgccgcctcctccaacGGCGGCACTGTCCTCTGGCGGCGCCGCTCGTCGGCGCGGCGctcggcctcctcccgccgcgccgcctcctcctcctcctcccgtcgcgcccgAGGGCACAGGGCGTAGAGCTCCcagccctccgcctcctccacctcccgccgcgccgcctcctccacctcccgccgcgccgcctcctccatttcggaggtgcgaatggccgcatggagtcgcggccatttcgcctctcctccgccgccgagatgatcgggcggcgcggaggtccggtcctcctccgaggactccggcTTGGGCTCGATGAGGAGAGGtggcggttgcggcaatgccgcaccgccgcgggcggcctctccgatgtggaggccgccgcgGTTCCCTCCGCCCGCAGGCCGGCGGCCGGCTAGCTGCCGGCCTCGTCGTCATTGGCtcgggagcgaaccgtcgcttcggggccatggcggcggttcgctcggggagtggagtgggaccggagtggagggccagatcccTCCGATCCCCATTTATTAGACTCCCCGGTCACCGAcggtgggcccaagggagacgaggcgacaCACATGGACGCAggcggacggcgcgtgccatccgcggtcacgcaaacctagcccagatttgggccgggtttgctgctccgacgccgcggccgtccgctttgcggtgcgtcccatggcgggcgcgtttttgtccggctcgagccaaacggacgcgcgggcgcggtttgagtcgcgcggttggagatgccctgataGGAACAACAATGGATCTAGATCCATTCGGGCCTGCCAGTGAGCCATCGACCAAGATAGTAGAGCCTTTTCTTCCCAAAACAAGATCAATCTATTGCCTCTTATCCGGCATCCAATCCCTCTATAAACCTCCATCAATTTTTCCCCAAACACCTCGATTCATTCGTTGACTCTTTTTGGAAGGAGATGTCATCGAAGGGAAAACAGACCTGCCGCCACAGATTCCCGGGCTCAATCAGCAGTCGGTGAGACCAGCCCCGCCCCCCCCCCGCGCGGCGATGTCGGGGTggatgatgatgtcgaagatcatgGACAAATTAAGGTCGGTGATATCGCTGATGTCAAGTTCGGAGCAGGGGGAGCTTGAGACACAGGGATCCAACAAAAAGCTGAAGTCGTCGATCCCCATGAATCAAGATGGCCCCACGCCCCCCAGCAGCGTACGGTCGCACTTGCTGGAGATCGCCGCCGGTGCAGACATCATGGAAGAAGTAGCCGCGGTCGCTAGTCGTCAGCAGCGCAGCGTATTAGTGCTCTCGGGAGATGGAGTCATCGTCAACCCTATACTGCGCCAGAAACGGTCTGGCGTTGTCAGGTTCCCTGGTCTCTTCCAGATCATTTCCATGTCCGGCGTCTTCGCCGTCTCGTCTACTTGCTCGACCGGTTTCGCCGAGTTAACAGTATGCCTTACCGAAGGGCAGGGTGATGTCATCGAAGGCGTAGCCGTTGGCAAATTTATGGCTGCCAGCCTTGTCATGATCAAATTGGCCACATGGTCCAGTGCTACCAACGAGCGCCTCCCGGAAACTAGTGACAAACCTGCTGacgctgctgttgctgctgctgttgctgctgcttccGCTTTGTTAGATGGAATGCTACTTTTGGAGGGTTTGCCGCCAGAAGGCCATGGGGCGGCGACTGAGGTGGATGGGGCGCCCACATTTAGAAGTCCCTGCGTGGCGTCGCTGAAGGCCTTTTTCGGCGGTATGGTGGATCGGATAATAAGAGAGGAAGTTCAGACGGCGCTCGAGATGAAGCCCGCACACACTTCAGGTTTGTTAAGCATTTGAGTAATATAATCTTCTCTACAGTATGGTGATAAGACTGGCGATTCAAGCTTTATATCAAATCCAATTGGTTAACAATCCGGGAATGCAGATAAAATCTATTCTTGCATTTGGTGGGACCTGATTAGAATGGTGTAGATTAAGGAAATTATTTGCTAGAAATATATTGCCTTGCCTTTTCCAAGTTCAGACTTTTCCTATGTTGGTTAGTGCATCAATTCAATAATATTTTTTTTGCATTTGGTGAGACCTGATCAGAATACTGTAGACTAATGATATTATTGAACTAGAGCTTATATGGAATATAACAGGTACAAATTCCAGGTGTTAGAATTAATACAACATTCTATGTTTTGTTTCTGTCGTGAACGGGGAAGTATAGTTAAAAATACCGCAAGTGGTGTTAATGCTATTTTTTTTTATCAAGGAATAAGCTGTAGTCTTTTGCTGCAGAGAGCCTCACCCACGGAGAGATGCAGCTACGGGACGAGCGTCGGGTTCTTGAGGGAACCCTATCTACTATGCATGACTTTATGCAACGTGCTGAGTGGTGCGCTCACAAAGATGGGATGCTGTTTATGGATGAATCTGTCAGTCTGGGGTTCAATCATTTCCAAGAGGAGGAATCAATGTTTGGGCGTCCGAAAGAGTTGCTGGAGTTGATCAACTTGCTTTGTTTGCCAGGGATAATCAGCAAGCGAGTTAAAGATGGAACATCTGGGACTATGATTGCAGCGAGAACAGACAATGTGTCTGTTTTGCCGATATGGGGAATTAGTGGTGTTGGAAAGACCACTCTTGCCTATCAGATTTTTAGGGAGAAGAGAGTTTGTGATAATTTTGACCTGCTAATTTGGTTATGTGTCTCGGATGGCTTTGATAAGAAGAAGTTGATTAAGAAGTTTATACTGTCTGTGGCCGAAAGGGAGATGAAATCTGATGATTTAAGCTATCTTCAGAGAATTCTAACTAACGGCATCATTCATCCCTCGAGGCGGTTCTTGCTTGTAATTGATGATGTGCAGGAGGACATATGCCGTGAAGATTTCCATGAATGGAAGAGTTTCCTCGCCCCACTAAAATGTGCTAGACCAGGAAGTATGGTTTTGGTGACAACAAGGTCTCTGAGGGTTGCTGAGCATGTTGGTACGATGAAGCATTACGTATTGGAGGGATTACCTGAAGGAAAACTTTGGGAGTTCTTTAGGATGCATGCGTTTGGTTCTGATAATTCCGACATCAATCCAGTGTTAGCGAGCATTGGCAGAAGTATAGTTTCAAGGTTGAATGGTTCTCCTCTAGGTGCCCAAATTCTTGGACGGCTATTAAGCCTCAAGCTTGATCCAATATATTGGAGAAACATCTTGGAGAGTGAGTTGTGGGAAGTACAGAATGAAAGAGAGGATAACCGCAGCATCTGCTCAGCCCTTAAGTTGAGCTACCAGTATCTGCCATTCCATTTGAAGCGTTGCTTTTCCTTCTGTTCTATGTACCCTAGGAATTATGAGTTTGATGCAGTGACGCTAGTTGACTGCTGGGTAGCAGTGGGCTTGGTGTTGCCTTATGGCCGCATGCTGCCATTAGATGTTGGCCATGTGTACTTCCAGCAGCTTGTGAATCGGTCCTTCTTTCAGAAAGCTCCAACATCATCTAGACATGTCATGCATGATTCGGTGTACGATATGGCGCAGCAAACTTCCAGGAATCAGTGCTTTGTGATAAAAGATACATGTGACTTATCAAGAATTCCTCCCAATGTTCGTCATTTGTCAGTACTCTGCAACGGCCTTGAAAGCAGTGATTTAGAAAGCTTGCAAGCGTACAAGGTTTTGTGTTCAGTAATATGCATCAGCACTGAACCTAATATTATCCCTGCTTCTGTCGTTGAAAGATGGTTCCGTGATCTCGTTAACATTCGAATGCTGAGATTTATATCCTGTCAGCTCAAGGAGCTACCCAATAATGTGGGGAACCTAGTACATCTTCGCTATCTTGACATTTCTGCTTGTGAATTTGACAAGTTTCCGGATTCTCTTTGGCGTCTCTATAACCTTGAAATTTTAGATGCTCGAAACTGCAAAATCCAAGATGTTCCCAAGGATATCATCAAGTTATTAAACTTGCAGAGAGTTATACTGAAGGGTGATCTTATCAGACAACTAGGGTGTCTACCGGGAATAAGTAACCTATTATATCTTCAGGAGATGCCTTACTATTCTGTTCAGGATGAGCCTGGAAGGAGAATTCATGAGTTGAAGAACATGGACCATCTTCGAGGATTGTTGGAGATCAGTGGCCTCTGCAGTGTCATAGGTATGGAACAATCTGCCGAGGCTGCATTACACAAGAAGATTTACCTTAACACATTGATTCTGTCGTGGCATGAGTCGATCAGGCCTGAAAAGCACAATAGCAACCAGGAGATGGAAGTGCTTGAAGGCCTGCGCCCTAGCTCCAACATCAAACATCTGGAAGTCAAGTTTTACATGGGTGCTGGATTTTATCCAAGTTGGCTCCATGAGGATGTGTTGAGCAGCCTGTCATCGCTCTCAATCAGCTCCTGTCCTCACATTACAACTCTTTTCGGCCAACCCTCTAGAACGGACGGTAGCAGTAGTAGTAGCACAGGCAGCTTTACCGGGTTCCGATCACTCACCAAGCTGTGCATTacctggtgcaaaaggctaacagGTCTTGACAATTTCCTGCACCCAGAATATCTTCCAGCGATCAAGGTGATAAGGATCTCAAACTGTGAGGATCTAGTGTCACTGCCAACCAAGAGCCTTGGGGAATTTGTTCATCTGGAGGACTTGGAGGTGTCTCACTGCTGGAGTCTCAACTGGGAAAAAGGCCTAACCTTGCCCCCTTCGCTGAAAGTGCTCAAGCTTGAGGCATGTGGGGAGTTCTCTGATTCGATGCTGAGCTGTCTCGGCGGCCTGGCTGCTCTTACCAACTTGGACTTACAGTTCTGTCCGAGCATCGAATCAATCGGCACGCAAATCTGGAGCCACCTACAATCACTCAAGAACCTGAAGATAGTATGCTGCCAGGGGCTGAATTCCATCGGAGGATCAGAATCGATTGCGCGTATAAGAAACGTGGATATCAGACACTGCCCGAAGCTGAAAGAGCTAGAGCAACCATTTCATAGAGGCTGCTACTGTTAACTAGAATGGTGTTGGTCTGTCAGCTCTTCTACTCTGAAGGCTGCTCGGCTGCTGTTATGTCTAAACTCTCAGGTCGTTTTGGCGAGCAAGAGTCACCGATCCTATCTCCCTGCAGTTCCTTCTTGTGGTTCTAGCTAGTCACTGAAAATGTAACCTGGCAAATTTGGAAGATGTAGTTTGTGATCCTATTCAGCGGATAATATTTTTGCCATTGAAATGTTCTTTAAGATGGAATGTAAGAGCAAGGTATGGTATCCTGTTCAGAGGAGCAAGATTGATGGTCTTTACTGATTTTTTATAACCTCCAAAGTGATGTTCTGTGTTTGCTCACTTTGGTGCTGAATTGGGAGCATGTGCTGTTCTCCTTTGGATAGAGTAGACCATGTTCCAAAATGTACATCAGAGCTTGTGGTCGCGGAGGCTCGAGCGatctttttttctgttttctggaAGGGGTGTGATCGTGTTTACATCCTGGTCTGATCTATAAGATgttctatctttttttttttcctGAATCCTATATATCTTGACACATTTTAGTGCTTCTGTTCACTCATTTGGTTTGTACGGTATCCATATTAAAATATCTAAAACACCATATAATTGGGAACGGAGGGGGTACATATCattatatttttttttttgaactatgacatagccaatttttttttttttttttgcctatgTCATCCGGCTGTGGAAGAGCTTGGGGTCAGTCAACTCGCTCGCCTGTGTTTCACTTCTCTGGGGAAGTTCTCTCTCTTCCTCCGTTGGAtcaaagtttttttttttaagTCTTTGGATCTTAGTTTTTCTTCCAACTCGACAGTCACAAGTACAACATCAGGGATTCAGGGGCCTTCCCTACTAAGTAACGTTAGTGGCCTAACAAAATTTCACCAAACCACAATAGTTGGAGCTCAGGTTTTAGAAAACAAGCGGAAGAACCAGAAAGCCCCAATGTTTAGAGTAGATTGTTCCAAATAAACCAAATGATACGATTTAGTCCATTTGTCGTTGTTTTGACCGTTCGACGATCCCACTAGGGGCACTAcaaggcaaaggtggccgatttagtccattttcttgttttttacCTGCAGACAGGACCGGCCTGAaccaaaatgtttcaaactttttttACCTTTTCTAGCTTCCGGCCAAAATTAGTCCAAAaaaaatgcaaacttctataagaAAACCAGAAAAATTAGAGTGTTTAGTTCTGGCAGTGAACTTGAATTAAGCTAATGTAATTTTTTCATGATTTGTTTGAAAACTTCAAATTTTGATTGAATTTTGGTAGACAGTTACAAAGCTTCAACAGTCGGGCCAAGTGAGATGAAAAAACCCTAGTTTATTCACCACATGCACTGCAGCATGAACTACTGCAATGGTTTCAAAATTCTTAAAAGGTGGTGTTTTGAACaaagtttgttttgaaatttacaAAAGAAGAACACTTCAAAACCGCTAGGCAAAACTAGCTCAGATTTCTAGTTTAATCAGTACATGCAGTTTGAATTATTAGAATTTTTGAAGATTTCAAGTCTAAATTGATGAAATTAAAATCACGTGAAAGTTCTggtttttttaaatttaaatttggcATACTCGgaagtaaaaaaagaaaaaacaaagagaAACACATGATATTGTTCTGTGGAACCCTAGGACATGTACAATGGAGGCAGTACGTTATAGTCTCCCCAGCCATCCACGTACACAAATCAGAATGAGACGCAAATCAGAATGAGACTGCTGATATTGAACATAAGAGCATctacagtcgcgtcccccaaaccgtccctcaAAGAGcggcggatcgagcgtttggggaacGTGTTTTGTtcatgccgcgtttgggggacgtcgctccccagccgcgtcccccaaatgtCGCCTCCAAATAAATATTGATGCAGGAAAATAAAagttttcattcaaatttgattatatattacaatgtttgaatgaaaacggctacatTTCAACTAAACCTAGCAACTGAACGCCCGGctgtgcgttcgacggccccgccccatCGTCGCCTACCCTCCGCCGCAGCTCTTGCTGCCCGCGCCGCCTCTCCGTGCGTAGGGCGGTGGCCAGACGCCGCTGCTCCAGCAGCGCGTCGTCGTCCGCCCTACCCTGCTGTGCCGTCTGGAGGGAGAGCTTGACGGCGCGACGACTCTGcacctcttcgcgggcacgggcggcgtcctggagcttcttctccgactcgaaggattCGACGAGCGAGCGTTGCTGATCGGCcatctcgtccgggtgcggcccgtcgttgtcggaccactcgaactcgtcgtcgtcctcctcctccacctcggtctcctcctcctcctcctcggcctcctcctccacatccattggcgcctccatcatcgccgccgccaactcGTCCGCCCACCTCCCCCAgatcgccgccagcgccgcctcccgatgttgacgctcctccgccgccagctgctgctggcgctcgatcgcctcccgccgccggcgctcgatcgccTCCCGCCGTTCACGGTACAACGCCTCCCGCTCCTCGCGCTGGCGCCGGCGCTCATCAACCCACCTCTGCTCCATCTTCTCCCTCCGGCGCCGTCGCGCCTCTTCTCCCGTCGAGACGTCGAACGCCGCAACGGTGTCCGCCAGCGCCTCCTCGTGCCACGCTGCTGCCTCCGCGGCCTCGTCAGCTGCGGGTCCAGGGGCGTTGAACGCCGCTACACCCGCCACGTGCGCCGCCTCACGCTGCTGGCGGGCCTGCTGCTCGAGTGCCTCCCGCTGCTGCCGACGATGTGCACGCCAGTTCTCCATCCCTCGCCGCCGTCGCTCTTCTCGGGCGGCGACGTCGATGCTGAATTGCGAGtccggtggtggaggagacgacgGTGGAGGGAAGTCGCCATCGCCGGGGCGGCTCGTCATTGCgcactggtggtggaggagccggtggtggagcgacgagggctgtgcttgtggcggagaaaggggtgccggcggctgtggtggctgccattgagccgggagggccttttatagacgccggcgtcgggaagaaagcgcgggaagaggcgagaagaggcgggaagaaagcgcgggaacgggcggtggcgtgcgaacgccggcgacgctTGGAGGCTcggcagcaccgacgagacgtctcgcatgcccctccatcgccattaaggcaaagatgccgtcgtgtgtcactgcgcgaGAATAACTTCCGCCGCGAGGTAGGCGACCATTAGGTCCAAACTTGAATGAGTCGCtaacgcgtcgggcccgcgtcgcttcgcctcgcttttcgttgtgtccggcgtgcccggtgcgtcccctgtgggatggggacgggctcggggcgccagacaccgtatcggggcgcgccggacaaaattggGCTTT encodes:
- the LOC127301148 gene encoding putative disease resistance protein RGA3; its protein translation is MSGWMMMSKIMDKLRSVISLMSSSEQGELETQGSNKKLKSSIPMNQDGPTPPSSVRSHLLEIAAGADIMEEVAAVASRQQRSVLVLSGDGVIVNPILRQKRSGVVRFPGLFQIISMSGVFAVSSTCSTGFAELTVCLTEGQGDVIEGVAVGKFMAASLVMIKLATWSSATNERLPETSDKPADAAVAAAVAAASALLDGMLLLEGLPPEGHGAATEVDGAPTFRSPCVASLKAFFGGMVDRIIREEVQTALEMKPAHTSESLTHGEMQLRDERRVLEGTLSTMHDFMQRAEWCAHKDGMLFMDESVSLGFNHFQEEESMFGRPKELLELINLLCLPGIISKRVKDGTSGTMIAARTDNVSVLPIWGISGVGKTTLAYQIFREKRVCDNFDLLIWLCVSDGFDKKKLIKKFILSVAEREMKSDDLSYLQRILTNGIIHPSRRFLLVIDDVQEDICREDFHEWKSFLAPLKCARPGSMVLVTTRSLRVAEHVGTMKHYVLEGLPEGKLWEFFRMHAFGSDNSDINPVLASIGRSIVSRLNGSPLGAQILGRLLSLKLDPIYWRNILESELWEVQNEREDNRSICSALKLSYQYLPFHLKRCFSFCSMYPRNYEFDAVTLVDCWVAVGLVLPYGRMLPLDVGHVYFQQLVNRSFFQKAPTSSRHVMHDSVYDMAQQTSRNQCFVIKDTCDLSRIPPNVRHLSVLCNGLESSDLESLQAYKVLCSVICISTEPNIIPASVVERWFRDLVNIRMLRFISCQLKELPNNVGNLVHLRYLDISACEFDKFPDSLWRLYNLEILDARNCKIQDVPKDIIKLLNLQRVILKGDLIRQLGCLPGISNLLYLQEMPYYSVQDEPGRRIHELKNMDHLRGLLEISGLCSVIGMEQSAEAALHKKIYLNTLILSWHESIRPEKHNSNQEMEVLEGLRPSSNIKHLEVKFYMGAGFYPSWLHEDVLSSLSSLSISSCPHITTLFGQPSRTDGSSSSSTGSFTGFRSLTKLCITWCKRLTGLDNFLHPEYLPAIKVIRISNCEDLVSLPTKSLGEFVHLEDLEVSHCWSLNWEKGLTLPPSLKVLKLEACGEFSDSMLSCLGGLAALTNLDLQFCPSIESIGTQIWSHLQSLKNLKIVCCQGLNSIGGSESIARIRNVDIRHCPKLKELEQPFHRGCYC